One stretch of Leptospira mtsangambouensis DNA includes these proteins:
- a CDS encoding ATP-binding response regulator — protein sequence MKILFVDDEDTIRELFWEYFKDEFNVTLASDGQEALAISNQNTFDLIISDISLPKLNGIQFIQKLRADGNQTPFLVITGDSDIQIAIDVFRMGAVDFFLKPFRMEALRSRIKKFENADIDLSLLFNSGEIIQFSDDCRIKLRPQIKKLNSYIAFIVKQILNSPLATQEDLISIKIVLYELLANAIEHGVAGVSYAEKQECLEANEDYFKLVDSRCAENNSFVFVEISMDDVGITIVIRDEGNGFAVSQIPNPVVNPAANLVSGRGIFLAKMNIDSIVYNEKGNEVRFFKTWYKLMQPT from the coding sequence ATGAAAATCCTTTTTGTTGATGACGAAGATACAATCCGCGAATTGTTCTGGGAATACTTCAAAGATGAATTTAATGTCACTCTTGCTTCCGACGGACAAGAGGCTCTTGCGATTTCTAATCAGAATACATTTGACCTTATTATTTCTGATATCAGCTTACCGAAATTAAATGGAATCCAATTCATTCAGAAACTGAGGGCAGACGGAAATCAAACTCCTTTTTTGGTGATTACTGGAGATAGTGACATTCAAATTGCCATCGATGTGTTCAGAATGGGAGCGGTAGATTTTTTTCTGAAACCGTTCCGAATGGAAGCTCTTCGGTCTCGGATCAAAAAATTTGAAAACGCAGACATAGATTTAAGCCTACTCTTTAATAGTGGTGAAATCATTCAGTTTAGTGATGACTGTAGAATCAAACTTCGCCCACAAATTAAAAAATTAAATTCTTATATTGCTTTCATCGTTAAACAGATTTTAAATTCACCTTTAGCCACTCAAGAAGATTTGATATCCATTAAAATTGTTTTGTATGAACTCTTGGCAAATGCTATTGAACACGGCGTGGCAGGTGTAAGTTATGCGGAAAAACAAGAATGTTTAGAAGCCAATGAAGATTATTTTAAGTTAGTGGATTCTCGTTGTGCAGAAAACAATTCTTTTGTCTTCGTAGAAATATCTATGGATGATGTTGGGATTACCATCGTCATTCGTGATGAAGGAAATGGATTTGCTGTCAGTCAAATTCCTAATCCAGTTGTTAACCCAGCTGCCAACCTAGTCAGTGGAAGGGGAATCTTTCTTGCTAAGATGAATATTGATTCGATTGTTTATAATGAAAAGGGTAACGAAGTTCGGTTTTTCAAAACTTGGTACAAACTGATGCAACCCACTTAA